One Primulina huaijiensis isolate GDHJ02 chromosome 5, ASM1229523v2, whole genome shotgun sequence DNA segment encodes these proteins:
- the LOC140977114 gene encoding receptor-like serine/threonine-protein kinase At4g25390: MPSRQPSPPPQQHLTSNIAPPLAGGMTVTVSLLLFLALCFRRISKKRTVPSASDTDSKKPPYQLSFSLLRRGTSGFSPSHRLGQGGFGSVYQAVLKENRHMSKNSTVPFPFNRVAVKLMDSGSLQGEREFQNELLFSSKIDCKYVVSVMGFSSNPKKRRMLLVYELMENGSLQDCLFHKKSEVLKNWDKRFLIALHIAKGLEYLHHYCDPPIIHGDIKPSNILLDESFNAKIGDLGLARFKVEENNILEAETKKEGSLGNGLEDNGSMVEETESVITASGFEESHNIHDLGAVEKSPESVIVRVETSPEAVVGIELSPEAEAAPVVSPGTVAAMSSPCDGLEKISLSDGNFDRFSVESGGEQSGWKKKKKSVTGKDWWWKQDTGGDDEPSKVKDYVMEWIGNEIKKERPKSEWMGASSSSGVSGKMEKKKKKRRQLDWWVAMDVEKNVKKEKRRPAREWWKEEYCEELERKKKKKKKKQMHGSISDDCYSDNWWPRDDELYVDRKKKRSRSRSSKSSMDWWLDGLSGELWRAQKNNHDSVSGEMPKSGGISSTPSMRGTVCYVAPEYGGGGDVSEKCDVYSFGVLLLVLIAGRRPLQVTGSSMSDFQRANLLSWARRLARAGKLIDLVDPNVQLLNKVQALLCITVALLCLQKSPSRRPSMRDVVGMLSGDLESPKLPVEFSPSPPSHYPYKSHKKVR, translated from the coding sequence ATGCCGTCTCGTCAGCCTTCTCCGCCGCCGCAGCAGCACCTGACGAGCAATATCGCGCCGCCTCTCGCCGGTGGGATGACAGTGACGGTCTCTTTACTTCTTTTTCTTGCTCTCTGCTTCAGAAGAATTAGCAAGAAACGGACCGTCCCTTCAGCTTCAGACACCGACTCTAAGAAACCCCCGTATCAGCTCTCTTTCTCGCTCCTACGCCGTGGAACCTCTGGTTTTTCACCCTCCCACCGCCTCGGCCAGGGTGGATTCGGCTCAGTGTATCAAGCCGTCCTGAAGGAAAACCGCCACATGTCCAAAAACTCTACCGTTCCCTTTCCCTTCAATCGTGTCGCCGTCAAGCTTATGGACTCGGGTTCTCTCCAAGGTGAGCGTGAATTCCAGAATGAGTTGCTTTTTTCTTCCAAGATCGACTGTAAGTATGTTGTTTCCGTGATGGGTTTTTCGTCAAATCCTAAGAAACGCCGCATGCTTTTAGTATACGAACTTATGGAAAACGGGAGCTTGCAAGATTGCCTTTTTCATAAGAAAAGTGAGGTCTTGAAGAATTGGGATAAGAGATTTTTGATTGCTTTACATATTGCTAAAGGGCTCGAATATTTACATCACTACTGCGATCCACCGATTATTCACGGTGATATTAAGCCGAGTAATATATTGTTGGACGAGAGCTTCAACGCGAAGATTGGTGATTTGGGGTTGGCTAGGTTCAAAGTTGAGGAGAACAATATCTTGGAAGCTGAGACAAAGAAGGAAGGTAGTTTAGGGAATGGACTGGAGGATAACGGGTCCATGGTGGAGGAGACGGAGAGCGTGATTACGGCTAGTGGGTTCGAAGAAAGCCACAACATTCATGATCTCGGTGCCGTGGAAAAGTCACCGGAGAGTGTGATTGTGAGGGTTGAGACTTCACCAGAGGCGGTGGTGGGGATCGAGTTGTCACCTGAGGCAGAAGCAGCTCCTGTCGTATCGCCTGGGACGGTAGCTGCAATGTCTTCGCCATGTGATGGCTTGGAGAAAATAAGTCTCTCGGATGGGAATTTTGATCGGTTTAGTGTTGAGAGTGGGGGTGAACAAAGTGgttggaagaagaagaaaaagagtgTGACAGGGAAAGATTGGTGGTGGAAGCAAGATACAGGAGGGGATGATGAGCCCAGCAAGGTGAAAGACTATGTTATGGAATGGATTGGAAATGAGATCAAGAAGGAGAGGCCGAAAAGTGAGTGGATGGGTGCTTCCTCCAGCTCTGGGGTATCTGGTAAAAtggagaaaaagaagaagaaaagaagacAGTTGGATTGGTGGGTGGCAATGGATGTTGAGAAGAATGTGAAGAAAGAGAAGAGAAGACCAGCAAGGGAGTGGTGGAAAGAGGAGTACTGCGAGGAGCTCGAgaggaagaaaaagaagaagaagaagaaacaaaTGCACGGGTCAATAAGTGATGATTGTTATAGTGATAACTGGTGGCCAAGGGACGATGAATTATATGTTGACAGGAAGAAGAAAAGGAGCCGGAGCAGGAGTAGTAAGAGTAGCATGGACTGGTGGTTGGATGGGCTTAGTGGCGAGCTTTGGAGAGCACAGAAAAACAATCATGATTCAGTCAGTGGGGAGATGCCAAAGAGCGGTGGGATTAGTAGCACACCGAGTATGAGAGGAACAGTATGCTACGTAGCACCTGAATATGGTGGCGGAGGTGATGTTTCCGAGAAATGTGATGTTTATAGTTTTGGAGTTCTTTTACTGGTTCTTATAGCGGGGCGTAGGCCACTTCAAGTGACGGGGTCATCTATGTCGGATTTCCAACGGGCCAACCTTCTATCTTGGGCTCGTCGTCTTGCTCGTGCTGGAAAGCTTATTGATTTAGTTGATCCAAACGTTCAGTTGTTGAATAAAGTTCAAGCGTTGTTATGCATCACGGTGGCATTGCTCTGCCTTCAGAAATCCCCGTCTCGTCGGCCTTCAATGAGAGATGTGGTGGGAATGCTGTCTGGAGATTTAGAATCTCCCAAGCTGCCAGTTGAATTCTCACCATCACCTCCATCTCACTATCCATACAAGTCTCACAAGAAGGTCCGGTGA